ACCCGCGGATTCCGACTTTCGACTCACCTTCCAGGCTTTAGCTGAAGCGCTCAAATCAATGACCGCCGTCCCGGCGCTGGCCGACGTCTATCGTCTGGTTGAAGGCACGGACATGTCGCGGGAAGAAGTCGCGCCTTATCTCGGTTTCAAGGCCGGCAACTACTCGCGGCATCGCGTAATGAAAAATGATTTTGTCGAGATGCTGGTGCTGTGCTGGAAGCCCGGACAGCGGACGCCGATTCACGATCACAACGGCTCACACGGCGCGGTGTTTGTGCACAAAGGCATCATGTGGGAGACAATTTTTGAGTACGACACCGAAAAGGGATTGCAGTACGCGTCGCATCGCGAGCTGCGCGCCGGCGGCCTCACCGGTTCAGAGATTCCCGACATCCATCAGCTCGGAAATCCCGACGTATCGGGACGCGACCTCGTCACCATTCACATCTACGCGCCACCTTTGGGAGTTTTGAAGACTTATAAGCTGGGCAGCTCGACAATCGAATCCTACACACCTGCCGAGCCGGATTTTGTTTAGGCGCATCAGGGCACGAACGTGCCAACTGTCAGATTCACTCCATCGGTCACCACACTAATCGTTCCCTTCTCTCCCGTCGTCATGACCTGTGCGCCCCTCGCTCGCCAGCGTTCGACAACTTCCGGGCTGGGATGACCGAAGATTGAATGGCGCCCGACGGAAATGATCGCGAGAGTTGGTTGCGCGGTGGCGACGAACGGCTCAGTCGAAGAGGTCTTGCTCCCGTGATGCGGGACTTTAACGACATCCGCTTTCAGTCCCGCTCCGGTTTTGACGAGTGCGGCTTCAGCTTCCTTTTCAATGTCAGCAGTAAACAGAAAGGACTTCTCGCCAAAACGAACGCGCAGCACGAGAGAATCATTGTTACGCGAAGGCGAGCCGGCAGTCTGAATCGGTCGCGGCCACAGCACGTCTATCAAAACGTTTCCGGCGCGAATCACATCACCGGCGCCAACAATTTCCAGCGGAACCCGCGCGTGGCGCAACCCCTGCACAAACTTTGCGAACTCCGCATCATTCTCCGGCGCGCGCGCCACGATGGCGCCGCGGACTTTGAAATTGCGCACGATGTCGTTGAGGCCATCGATGTGATCTGCATCGGCATGGGTCGCGATGAGATAATCGACGCGATCCAAACCTCGCGACCACAAATACTGTGAAACCACCTGCTCCCCGATACTGCGGGTGTCGCGTTCAATTGCTGGCTCTCCGTCTTCGCGGTCATTTTTTGCCCAGCTTAAGTTCGGCTGGCCACCGCCGTCGATCAGAATCGTAGTTCCGTCCGGCGCAGTGAGGAGCGCGCTATCGCCTTGTCCAACGTCAAGAAACTCAACGCGCAGTCGTCCATCAGGTGGCGTCGCGCTGAACGGGTGGACCACAACAACCAACAAAGCGATTGCCAAGCCGATCGCCGCCGTCTTCACCGTTCGCCGGTTAACTCCAGTAGACGCGTGAGACCGCAACGGATTCCATTTCGACAAGGATCCGACTAAAGCCGCCAGCAAGATGAAGTACACGGCGTAAACGCCCGCCGCCAACCCGCTGTAATGCGGCAGCCGTATTGAACCAAGCCCCAAAACCGAAAGCGGATCGATCGCATGAGTCATCAACCAGTTCGTTTTTTCGGCAAACAGGACCAACAGTCCGCCCAGCATCGTGCTGACTTGCGAGACGAGCACGGCAGCCAACGCGGTCAATGCCAGGACCACCATCAAGACGCCGACAAAGATGTTCAATAGAAGTGACGCTATTGATACGCGATGAAAGTACAAAATCATCAAGGGCAACAGAACAATTTGCACGCTCGCCGAAATAACGATGGCCGACAAGGCGTAGCGCAGGATCTTCTGAACCCGCCAGCGTTCCAACTTCGCGGCAATCGGAGTCCTGAACAAACGATACTGGATGTTCGACGCGGCCATTTCAGCGCGCCATTCGCGTTCGCTCCAGAACAGCGCTTCGGATAATGTTTTCAACCAAGCCGAACACCGCGGCGGGTACGGAGTCACCATCGTCGGCCGCCACGTGCCAACGCGTCGCATGGTTTGCAGCAACGGCAGCGTTACACAGACGATGGCAACCACCGATAGAAACGTTAATTGGAACGAAGGATTGAAGAGATCGAGGGGATTCAGCACGAGCAATACCAAACCAGCGCCCGCAACCGTGTTCAGCGAATTCGCGCGCCTAGATACGACCGGAGCGAAAGCGGCGAGCGTGAACATCAGCGCCGCCCGGGTAACTGAAGCTTCGGCGCCCACGGCGATCGCGTATGCCCACAGAAACAGTGCGGCCAGCAGAAACTGAAGCAGCTTCTTTTGAGTTACCCGTCGAACGATCAGAATTGCCACACCCGCGATAAAAGCGATTTGTAGTCCGCTAATTACCAGGATGTGAAACGTGCCACCCGCGCGAAAGCGTTCCGCCGCCCCGGCTGAAATGTTGTGCGGGTTGCCAAGCAGTGCGGCATTAAGAACGCCGGCCGTCTCTGCCGAGAACCTTTGCTGAAATTCTGTCTGCAGGCGCGCGCGCCAGCTGTAAACCCAGGCGAGCGGCACGAACACTCGTTCGTCATCCATTCGTTCAACCAGCAGCGGACTCTTAATTATTCCGGTCGCATCGTAGCCTTTGCGCTCGAGGTATTCGGTGAATTGCGAGACTCCCGGATTACGAAAGTCATCTTCGCGATCCAGCTTGGTCATGACTCGCAGGCGCGTGCCGTGATGCAAGGCGAGCGCGTCGTATTCCTGCTTACGCTTTTCAGTTGAAGTTGGAACAAGGAGGAAGACAGTGCCGGAGGCATCACTTTCGATGGCCTTGAACGCAACTCGCTCGACCCGCATCGTGAGATAGAAACTGTGCGGCGCCGGTTCAGGTTCGCCGATGACTACGCCCACGATTTCGACTGGGTCGCCCGGCCCGATGGCGCCCTGGTCGTACATCGTCGAAATACGATTCGCAGCCGGCGGAAGGTCGGTTGAACGCACCAGCACCATCCCGGTGCAGAAAAATGCGATCAGCAGTGCGAGCGTGGACGCAAACAGCTTCCCACCCTTGAGCGCTAGCAGACAGACGATCGATGCGGCGACGGCGACGGGCAGCACAATCGCAAAAGATCGACTGTTGAGCTTTGCGTAGTGCTGAACGACTATCCCGCCGCACAGTGCAATCGCGGGGGACAGGAGGGGAGCGGTAACAAATCGAGGTCGCGGGAGAATCAACATGGACGTCCTCAACCAGTGAGGTGAACAACCGTCTCAACGTGATGCGTCTGTGGAAACATGTCGAAAGCCTGAATCGAACTAATCGAGTAGCCGCCGGCGATTAGCTTCTTCAAGTCGCGCGCGAGCGTGGCCGGATCGCAGGAGACGTAGCAGATCCGTTTTGGTTTCAAACGGACAATGCCCGAGATCACACGCGACTCAGCGCCGGTGCGGGGCGGATCGAGCAGAAGGAAGTCGACGTCGCCATCACAGCAATCCAGCCAATCGCCGACGTCCTGATTTACAACGTCGGTATTGCTCAAACCTGCTTCCGCAAGGTTGCGGCGCGCAAAATCGCTCGCCGCGGCATCGTCTTCAACCGCGATCACATTCGCGAATCGGCGCGCGAGCGGCAGAGTGAACAATCCAACTCCCGAATAGAGTTCAATGGCCGTTTCGCCTCTCGCGTCACCCAACGCAAAGTCGATCAGAGCCGGTACGAGATCGAGGTTCGTCTGAAAGAAACTGTTCGCGTTCAGGTGATAGCGCTCGTCACGAATGGTGCGGGTGATGCCGGCCACGCCGGCGCCCCGTCCGCTGACATCCGCTGCAACCGAAACTTCTTCGTCACCAACAACCGCGCGGAAGTAGCGCGCGTCGTCAGGCAAATCGCCTTGCGTCATCTGCGCGCGCAACGATTCGAGTTCGCTTTGAAGCTCAGGCACGAGCACGGCACACTCGGCAACGTCACACACGTCGCGCGAGTTAGCTTCAAAATACCCAAGCCACCGGCGTACCGAAGCGTATTGCCATTGCGCACGCGCGCGATAGTGCCACTCGTTTGGCGCCGCAGTAATTTCAAATCCCGGGATGGCTTCGATACCACCGACACGCCGCAGACAATCACGAATGATTTCGATTTTCGCGGCGAGTTGTGCCGTGTAGCTTAACTGCTGGAAGTTGCAGCCGCCGCAGCGACCGAAGTAAGGACATGGCGGCTCGACCCGAACAGGCGCGGGCTCGAGAACTTCGACGATTGAAGCAAAGCTGACGCTTCCCTTTACCCGATCGATGCGCACCCGCAAGCGATCGCCGGGCGCGGCCAGCGCAACCATGACCGTCCGGCTGTTGGCATGGGCCAGGCCCAGTCCCCCCGGAAGCATTCTCTCGATGACAACTTCGAGAGTTTCATCGGTCTGATCGTTTATCGGGAGGTTCATCTGGGAAAATGTCTCCCTATGGAAGTTCAACCGCAGCTAACCCAACTTCGCGGGGCTCGTACGATATACAGCGCGCGAACGATACTCCGTTTTCGGCCGGCACTCAAGAGTTCGCGTCGGGCGGATCAGAGATAGAAGAGGCTCAGCCGAGGTACTCCAAAGTGATCGCGCAGACGTTTGCGCAGGAGATTGTCGCGCGTTTGTTCAAAGGTGGCCTTGTCCATGTGACGCTTGTAAGGCTTTATCTGCGAATCGATCTCAGAAAGCATCGCCGCGAGTTCCGTTTCCTTTATGACCGCGCGAATGGAGTCATCGAGCAAACGATCGACCCCCGTTAAAGATTCTTCCAGCTTGCGCGTATTGGGGCTGGCGCTGCTCGAATAGTCGTCGCGAATCTCGGTCAACAACGAAAGCGTGCGAGCTAAGGCTTCGCTGAACGAGTCTTCCTGTTTTCGATCTTGCGCGAGTTGCCGTATTTCATCGAGAGATCGGGCGAGGTGTTCGAGGATTGCGTCGCGCGAAAACGGGGAGGTGTCCGCTGCAGGCGAGGATGTCTCGTCCGCCGGCTCGTGGCTGCCTACTCTGGATTCAAGCCATTCCGCGTACTGCGCTTCGACCTCTTCCTGACAGTACAGAAGCGTCTTGACGGTGCGCTTGTGTTTCTTCGACTCGTACGAATCGAATGAGTGTTCGATGCCGCGCAGCGCGACGTGCAGCGGCACGCCACGCTCTTTCCAACTTTCGATCAAGGCCCAGTCGATTGGGCTCAGCATCAAGTGCTTGCCGCGGCGGCGAATGAAAGTGTCTTCGATTTCTGAGAAGTAGGAAAAGTAGTTCAAAGTCTAATGTCCAATGTCCAACGTCTAATGTCGAAAGTGAAGCCGTTACTCTGCGGACTTTGGACTTTGGACTTTGGTTTTTGGACTTATTGTTCGCTCGTAAACCAACCTCAACCCTTCCAGCGTCAATGTCTCGTCGACTTCCTGGATGAACTTTGAGCCGCGCTCGATCAAAGGCGCGAGGCCGCCCGTCGCAATCACGCGCGGGGAACGGCCAAGTTCATCAATCATCTTCTTTAAAATTCCATCGACGAGGCCAACGTAGCCGTGGTACAGGCCGGATTGCATCGCTTCGACCGTGGCCGAACCGATTACTTTCTGCGGACGCTTGATTTCGACACGCGGCAATTTTGCGGCACGTTCAAACAAAGCGTCGGAAGAAATCGTGATGCCCGGCGTGATCACTCCGCCGAGGTATTCGCCGTTTGCGTTGATCGCGTCGAAGGTGGTTGCGGTGCCGAAATCAACAACGATACAGGGCTTGCCGTATTTGTGAATTGCCGCGACGGCATCAACGATTCGATCGGCGCCGACGTCTGACGCCGGTTCATAAAGAATCGGAACGCCGGTGTTGACCGTGTCGTCGATAAACATCGGTGTCAGATGAAAGTAAGTTTCGGCCATCCGCTTCAGGGTGAAATTTACCGGCGGCACGACTGAAGCAATTGCGATCCCGCTGATTGATTTGAAATCCAGATCGGCAAGCGCGAATAGGTTACGTGCGTGTACACCCCACTCATCAACCGTGCGCGAACGCGCCGTCGTCAGACGCCAGTGTGTCAGCAGTTTCTCGCCGTCAAACACTCCGAGCGACGTGTTCGTGTTGCCAATGTCGATTACGAGTAGCATGAATTTGTGATATTAGCAGGACGGGCAAGATAATGCGGAAGAAGGAGTATTATCAAGCCCAGTCCGGATGTTGTTAGTCTCAGGTTGCTCAGCAATGTAACTGCAAAGGTCGCAGCGCCTGGTCAACTCTGACATTA
This genomic stretch from Pyrinomonadaceae bacterium harbors:
- a CDS encoding class I SAM-dependent RNA methyltransferase is translated as MNLPINDQTDETLEVVIERMLPGGLGLAHANSRTVMVALAAPGDRLRVRIDRVKGSVSFASIVEVLEPAPVRVEPPCPYFGRCGGCNFQQLSYTAQLAAKIEIIRDCLRRVGGIEAIPGFEITAAPNEWHYRARAQWQYASVRRWLGYFEANSRDVCDVAECAVLVPELQSELESLRAQMTQGDLPDDARYFRAVVGDEEVSVAADVSGRGAGVAGITRTIRDERYHLNANSFFQTNLDLVPALIDFALGDARGETAIELYSGVGLFTLPLARRFANVIAVEDDAAASDFARRNLAEAGLSNTDVVNQDVGDWLDCCDGDVDFLLLDPPRTGAESRVISGIVRLKPKRICYVSCDPATLARDLKKLIAGGYSISSIQAFDMFPQTHHVETVVHLTG
- a CDS encoding type III pantothenate kinase, translated to MLLVIDIGNTNTSLGVFDGEKLLTHWRLTTARSRTVDEWGVHARNLFALADLDFKSISGIAIASVVPPVNFTLKRMAETYFHLTPMFIDDTVNTGVPILYEPASDVGADRIVDAVAAIHKYGKPCIVVDFGTATTFDAINANGEYLGGVITPGITISSDALFERAAKLPRVEIKRPQKVIGSATVEAMQSGLYHGYVGLVDGILKKMIDELGRSPRVIATGGLAPLIERGSKFIQEVDETLTLEGLRLVYERTISPKTKVQSPKSAE
- a CDS encoding ComEC/Rec2 family competence protein — encoded protein: MLILPRPRFVTAPLLSPAIALCGGIVVQHYAKLNSRSFAIVLPVAVAASIVCLLALKGGKLFASTLALLIAFFCTGMVLVRSTDLPPAANRISTMYDQGAIGPGDPVEIVGVVIGEPEPAPHSFYLTMRVERVAFKAIESDASGTVFLLVPTSTEKRKQEYDALALHHGTRLRVMTKLDREDDFRNPGVSQFTEYLERKGYDATGIIKSPLLVERMDDERVFVPLAWVYSWRARLQTEFQQRFSAETAGVLNAALLGNPHNISAGAAERFRAGGTFHILVISGLQIAFIAGVAILIVRRVTQKKLLQFLLAALFLWAYAIAVGAEASVTRAALMFTLAAFAPVVSRRANSLNTVAGAGLVLLVLNPLDLFNPSFQLTFLSVVAIVCVTLPLLQTMRRVGTWRPTMVTPYPPRCSAWLKTLSEALFWSEREWRAEMAASNIQYRLFRTPIAAKLERWRVQKILRYALSAIVISASVQIVLLPLMILYFHRVSIASLLLNIFVGVLMVVLALTALAAVLVSQVSTMLGGLLVLFAEKTNWLMTHAIDPLSVLGLGSIRLPHYSGLAAGVYAVYFILLAALVGSLSKWNPLRSHASTGVNRRTVKTAAIGLAIALLVVVVHPFSATPPDGRLRVEFLDVGQGDSALLTAPDGTTILIDGGGQPNLSWAKNDREDGEPAIERDTRSIGEQVVSQYLWSRGLDRVDYLIATHADADHIDGLNDIVRNFKVRGAIVARAPENDAEFAKFVQGLRHARVPLEIVGAGDVIRAGNVLIDVLWPRPIQTAGSPSRNNDSLVLRVRFGEKSFLFTADIEKEAEAALVKTGAGLKADVVKVPHHGSKTSSTEPFVATAQPTLAIISVGRHSIFGHPSPEVVERWRARGAQVMTTGEKGTISVVTDGVNLTVGTFVP
- a CDS encoding cysteine dioxygenase family protein → MKPFHLTHFDAAAIRLPIVQAIEATEPKPADSDFRLTFQALAEALKSMTAVPALADVYRLVEGTDMSREEVAPYLGFKAGNYSRHRVMKNDFVEMLVLCWKPGQRTPIHDHNGSHGAVFVHKGIMWETIFEYDTEKGLQYASHRELRAGGLTGSEIPDIHQLGNPDVSGRDLVTIHIYAPPLGVLKTYKLGSSTIESYTPAEPDFV